In a single window of the Verrucomicrobiota bacterium genome:
- a CDS encoding endonuclease/exonuclease/phosphatase family protein codes for MKPCFPFALLALLTLTANQFTLRAAEKFRIASFNVENYLDAPIGTRQAKPEPAKAKVRESILAMQPDVLTLVEMGSTNALLELQSSLKHAGLNLPYWEHVTGYDTNIHVAVLSRFPIINRHPHTNDTYLLFGRRFPVSRGFAEVGIQVNAHYQFTLLAAHLKSKRSIAEADEADMREQEALLLREKIEAHLTANPNLNLVVLGDFNDTKDSKSVKAILGRASSKTGLVDTRPAERNGDNLPSENPRWDPRNIAWTHFFGKEDTYSRIDYILLSKGMAREWIKDETYVLATTNWGLASDHRPIVATFTAEDRP; via the coding sequence ATGAAACCCTGCTTCCCGTTCGCCCTGTTGGCCCTTTTAACCCTGACCGCCAACCAGTTCACTCTGCGTGCGGCCGAGAAATTTCGCATTGCCTCGTTTAATGTCGAAAATTACCTGGATGCCCCGATCGGCACGCGCCAGGCGAAACCCGAACCCGCCAAGGCAAAAGTGCGCGAGAGCATCCTGGCCATGCAGCCGGATGTATTGACCCTGGTGGAAATGGGCAGCACCAACGCGTTGCTCGAATTGCAATCCTCCCTGAAGCATGCCGGTCTGAATCTGCCCTACTGGGAGCATGTCACCGGATACGACACGAATATTCACGTGGCCGTGTTAAGCCGCTTTCCCATCATCAACCGCCATCCGCATACCAACGACACCTATTTATTGTTTGGCCGGCGTTTCCCGGTGAGCCGCGGCTTCGCCGAAGTTGGCATCCAAGTCAATGCGCACTACCAGTTCACCCTGCTGGCGGCCCACCTCAAATCCAAACGCAGCATTGCGGAAGCGGACGAAGCCGACATGCGCGAACAAGAGGCCTTGCTGCTGCGGGAAAAGATCGAAGCGCATCTCACCGCCAACCCCAACCTGAACCTGGTGGTCCTCGGTGATTTTAATGACACCAAGGATTCAAAAAGCGTGAAAGCCATCCTGGGCCGCGCCAGCTCCAAAACCGGCCTCGTGGACACCCGGCCCGCCGAGCGCAACGGCGACAACCTGCCCTCGGAAAATCCGCGCTGGGACCCGCGTAACATCGCCTGGACTCATTTCTTTGGCAAAGAAGACACTTACTCGCGCATTGACTACATCCTGTTGAGCAAAGGCATGGCCAGGGAATGGATCAAGGACGAAACCTACGTGCTGGCCACCACCAACTGGGGCCTCGCCTCGGACCACCGGCCCATTGTCGCCACGTTCACCGCTGAGGATCGCCCGTGA